Proteins encoded within one genomic window of Diceros bicornis minor isolate mBicDic1 chromosome X, mDicBic1.mat.cur, whole genome shotgun sequence:
- the CCNQ gene encoding cyclin-Q isoform X1, with the protein MEAFGSGSCGGGDAAPGAEGRPAPEARVHFRVTRFIMEAGVKLGMQSIPIATACTIYHKFFCEINLDAYDPYLVAMSSLYLAGKVEEQHLRTRDIINVSNRYFHPGSEPLELDSRFWVLRDSIVQCELLVLRVLRFQVSFQHPHKYLLHYLISLKNWLNRYSWQRTPISVTAWALLRDSYHGGLCLRFRAQHIAVAVLHLALQAYGVEVPAEAEAEKPWWQVFSDDLTKPIIDNIVSDLIQIYSMDTEIP; encoded by the exons ATGGAGGCCTTTGGCTCGGGGAGCTGCGGAGGAGGGGACGCGGCGCCGGGCGCCGAGGGGCGGCCGGCCCCCGAGGCGAGGGTGCACTTCCGAGTGACGAGGTTCATCATGGAGGCAG GTGTCAAGCTGGGGATGCAGTCCATTCCCATCGCCACTGCTTGTACCATTTACCATAAGTTCTTCTGCGAGATCAACCTGGACGCCTATGACCCCTACTTGGTTGCCATGTCTTCCCTTTACTTGGCTGGCAAAGTGGAGGAGCAGCACCTGCGTACTCGTGACATCATCAACGTGTCCAACAG GTACTTCCACCCAGGCAGTGAGCCCTTGGAGCTGGACTCTCGTTTCTGGGTGCTTCGGGACAGCATCGTACAGTGTGAGCTCCTCGTGCTGCGAGTTCTTCGTTTCCAAGTCTCCTTCCAGCACCCACATAAG TACCTGCTCCACTACCTGATTTCCCTCAAGAATTGGCTGAATCGTTACAGCTGGCAGCGGACCCCCATCTCCGTCACTGCCTGGGCCCTGCTGCGGGACAGCTACCACGGGGGGCTGTGCCTCCGGTTCCGGGCTCAGCACATAGCCGTGGCAGTGCTCCACCTGGCCCTGCAGGCCTATGGGGTCGAGGTGCCCGCCGAGGCTGAGGCCGAGAAGCCATGGTGGCAG GTGTTTAGTGACGACCTTACCAAGCCAATCATTGATAACATTGTGTCTGATCTCATTCAGATTTATAGCATGGACACAGAGATCCCCTAA
- the CCNQ gene encoding cyclin-Q isoform X2 encodes MEAFGSGSCGGGDAAPGAEGRPAPEARVHFRVTRFIMEAGVKLGMQSIPIATACTIYHKFFCEINLDAYDPYLVAMSSLYLAGKVEEQHLRTRDIINVSNRYFHPGSEPLELDSRFWVLRDSIVQCELLVLRVLRFQVSFQHPHKYLLHYLISLKNWLNRYSWQRTPISVTAWALLRDSYHGGLCLRFRAQHIAVAVLHLALQAYGVEVPAEAEAEKPWWQIYSMDTEIP; translated from the exons ATGGAGGCCTTTGGCTCGGGGAGCTGCGGAGGAGGGGACGCGGCGCCGGGCGCCGAGGGGCGGCCGGCCCCCGAGGCGAGGGTGCACTTCCGAGTGACGAGGTTCATCATGGAGGCAG GTGTCAAGCTGGGGATGCAGTCCATTCCCATCGCCACTGCTTGTACCATTTACCATAAGTTCTTCTGCGAGATCAACCTGGACGCCTATGACCCCTACTTGGTTGCCATGTCTTCCCTTTACTTGGCTGGCAAAGTGGAGGAGCAGCACCTGCGTACTCGTGACATCATCAACGTGTCCAACAG GTACTTCCACCCAGGCAGTGAGCCCTTGGAGCTGGACTCTCGTTTCTGGGTGCTTCGGGACAGCATCGTACAGTGTGAGCTCCTCGTGCTGCGAGTTCTTCGTTTCCAAGTCTCCTTCCAGCACCCACATAAG TACCTGCTCCACTACCTGATTTCCCTCAAGAATTGGCTGAATCGTTACAGCTGGCAGCGGACCCCCATCTCCGTCACTGCCTGGGCCCTGCTGCGGGACAGCTACCACGGGGGGCTGTGCCTCCGGTTCCGGGCTCAGCACATAGCCGTGGCAGTGCTCCACCTGGCCCTGCAGGCCTATGGGGTCGAGGTGCCCGCCGAGGCTGAGGCCGAGAAGCCATGGTGGCAG ATTTATAGCATGGACACAGAGATCCCCTAA